A window of the Hemitrygon akajei chromosome 22, sHemAka1.3, whole genome shotgun sequence genome harbors these coding sequences:
- the ddx41 gene encoding probable ATP-dependent RNA helicase DDX41 translates to MESESMSGEFDGGSGKRARSEDEDDKEEYIPYVPVKQRKQKMMEKLARMRRKGVVHDDQDSGSDHREDDGDGPLGPRSNISLLDQHQQLKEKAEARKESAKEKRLKEEEKILESVAEGRALMSVKEMAKGITYDDPIKTSWKPPRYIRSMPEARNDRVRKKYHILVEGEGLPCPVKHFREMKFPPAILKGLKKKGILHPTPIQIQGIPTVLSGRDMIGIAFTGSGKTLVFTLPMIMFCQEQEKRLPFSKREGPYGLIICPSRELARQTHGIIDYYCRLLQEEGFPQLRCALCIGGMSIKEQMEVVKQGVHMMVATPGRLMDLLQKKMVGLDICRYLALDEADRMIDMGFEEDIRTIFSYFKGQRQTLLFSATMPKKIQNFAKSALVKPITINVGRAGAASLDVIQEVEYVKEEAKMVYLLECLQKTPPPVLIFAEKKADVDAIHEYLLLKGVEAVAIHGGKDQEERTKAIEAFREGNKDVLVATDVASKGLDFPNIQHVINYDMPEEIENYVHRIGRTGRSGKTGIATTFINKACDESVLMDLKALLLEAKQKVPPVLQVLQTGDETMLDIGDERGCTFCGGLGHRITVCPKLEAMQTKQVSNIGRKDYLAHSSMDF, encoded by the exons GTCGGAATCTATGAGCGGAGAGTTCGATGGCGGCAGTGGGAAG cGTGCACGATCTGAAGATGAGGATGACAAGGAGGAATATATTCCATATGTTCCTGTTAAACAGAGAAAGCAGAAGATG ATGGAGAAGTTGGCACGGATGAGGAGGAAAGGTGTCGTGCATGATGACCAGGACAGCGGCAGTGACCACAGAGAAGATGACGGCGATGGCCCTCTGGGACCACGATCCAATATCAGTCTGCTGGACCAGCACCAGCAGCTGAAGGAAAAAGCAGAAG CACGCAAAGAATCTGCTAAAGAAAAACGACTaaaagaagaggaaaaaattTTGGAAAGTGTCGCTGAAGGCAGAG CTCTGATGTCTGTGAAGGAAATGGCAAAGGGTATCACCTATGATGACCCAATCaaaaccag CTGGAAACCACCTCGGTATATACGTTCCATGCCTGAAGCTCGCAATGACCGAGTGCGGAAGAAATACCATATCTTGGTGGAGGGGGAAGGTTTGCCGTGTCCTGTCAAACACTTCAGAGAAATGAAATTCCCACCAG CAATTTTGAAAGGCCTGAAGAAGAAGGGAATTTTACATCCAACTCCAATTCAGATCCAAGGAATTCCAACTGT TTTATCGGGCAGGGATATGATTGGGATTGCATTTACTGGGTCTGGTAAGACTCTGGTCTTTACCTTACCCATGATCATGTTCTGCCAGGAGCAGGAGAAAAGGCTGCCATTCTCCAAGAGAGAAGGTCCATATGGACTCATCATCTGCCCATCG AGAGAATTGGCAAGACAGACCCACGGGATCATTGACTATTACTGCCGCTTGCTGCAAGAGGAAGGCTTCCCCCAGCTTCGCTGTGCTCTCTGCATAGGTGGCATGTCCATCAAGGAGCAGATGGAGGTTGTCAAACA AGGTGTGCACATGATGGTTGCTACTCCTGGACGTCTGATGGACCTCCTGCAGAAGAAGATGGTTGGCTTGGACATCTGTCGCTACCTGGCGCTGGATGAAGCAGACAGGATGATAGACATGGGTTTTGAGGAGGACATCCGCACCATCTTTTCCTACTTTAAG GGCCAGCGCCAGACTCTTCTCTTCAGTGCCACGATGCCAAAGAAGATCCAGAACTTTGCCAAGAGTGCTCTTGTGAAGCCCATCACCATCAATGTGGGTCGGGCTGGAGCTGCCAGCCTTGATGTGATCCAG GAAGTCGAATATGTGAAGGAAGAAGCTAAGATGGTTTACTTACTGGAATGTCTACAGAAGACTCCACCTCCG GTGCTGATATTTGCAGAGAAGAAAGCTGATGTGGATGCCATCCATGAATACCTTCTTTTGAAGGGTGTGGAAGCTGTTGCCATACATGGAGGGAAAG ACCAAGAAGAGCGGACTAAGGCCATTGAGGCATTCCGGGAAGGTAACAAGGATGTGCTTGTGGCAACCGATGTTGCATCAAAAGGCTTGGACTTCCCAAATATTCAGCATGTGATTAACTACGACATGCCTGAGGAAATAGAGAATTATG TTCACAGGATTGGACGTACTGGGAGATCAGGGAAAACTGGGATAGCAACAACTTTTATCAACAAAGCTTGTG ACGAGTCAGTTCTAATGGATCTAAAGGCCCTGTTACTGGAAGCTAAACAAAAGGTCCCACCTGTTCTGCAGGTGCTTCAGACAGGAGATGAAACCATGCTGGATATCGGAG